Genomic window (Prosthecochloris aestuarii DSM 271):
GCTTGCATGAAAGATTCACACAGACCACGTTGACTGCCAGCAGCAGCGCGGCTCCTGCCGCGAGATCGAAACGCGCATGGCCGACCATAAGACCGCAAGTCGCCGCCGGAGGCAGCAGAGCGACGGCAACCATCACCCCGACAAGAACGGCTGGAAGGCCGGTACTGAGGGAAAGCGCCGCCGCCGCTCCCGAAGCAAAAGCCAGAGCAATAGAATCAAGACCCGCATCGGTACGGGTGAGCAATTCCGGACTGGTAAGCGGAAACGGCCATACGACACCGATCACGACAGAAAGCATAAGAGCAAGAGCAACTCCCGCGGCCAGGGTCTTCAGAGCGTTCTTCATCATGGAAAGGTCCCCGAGAGCCGTTCCAAGACCGAACGCAAGATTTGGCCCGAGCAAAGGCGCGATCACCATCGCCCCGATCACCACGGCCACATTGTCTTCAATCAGTCCAATAGCAGCAACAATAGTCGATAACATGACCAGCACAAGATAATTGACGTCAAGGCGGGCATTTTTCTGAACCTCCTTGTAGAGTGATTCACGGGCCTGCAGCGCTTTGGCCTCTTTGTCCTCCTGCGCATCCGTCATTTTTGGAAGCGAAATATCAATCGGATAGACGAGAAGTTTCGAATAGCTCTGCGCCCCGAGAACACTCTGGAGAGCATCAAGCGTTTCCTGCACCTTATCGTTTGGCACAACAAGGCGCATCAATTGCGTATCATCAGCATCTTTCAGGCCAAGACGAAAATCACGGGCCTTGAGCTTCTCTGCGATAGCCGTCACCGTTTTGACGCTGCTGGCAGCAGCAATAACTTCGATAAGTTTCATAATTTTAAATGCTTTCTGGCCGGATAGCTGAATGGCTCGACAGTTGAACAGCTGTTCACAAATGGCCCTGCTCATAACTCGACATCCGAGCAGGAAACCCGGTGGTTGACTTTCGAATTATTCAGCCGAGAACTCTCCAGACATTGTAGGCAAGATAGATCAGAAGCAGGACAGCTCCTTCCCATCGCACAATCTTTCTGCCGTCCGTTATACTCATCGGCAGAAGAAAAAACGCCAGCAGAGTCATCATGAACAAATCGACAAGTCCCCCTTGCAGAGGAACCGCAATAGGACGCACGGCGGAACAAAGTCCGTTGACGAGCAGCAGATTAAAAATGTTGGACCCGATGACATTTCCTACGGCAATATCGTTTTTCCCCTGAAAGGTTGCAACAAGAGAGGTTGCCAGTTCCGGAAGGCTTGTACCGATAGCAACGACAGTCAACCCGATAATAACCTCAGGCACCTGCATGGCTGCAGCAATAGCAACTGCAGCATCAACTGAAAGTTTTCCGCCAAGAATCAGGCCGGCCAGACCGCCCCCGAAAAGAGCAAGGTTCATGACGGTATCACGCAGACCCTTTCCCCCGGCAAACGCCTCAGCCTCTTCAACCAGAGTATCACGGCGTTTCTTGACAACATCGCCGATGGTATAGTACATGAACACCCCGAACAGCATAAGAAAAATCAGTCCGTCCGAACGATCGAACATTCCCGTCGAAGAACGAAGGAATAGATCATTACCGGCAATCATGGCAATGACAGAAACCAGGATCAACATGGGAATCTCTCTGGAAATGATCACACTCTCGATCACCAATGGCCGGATAAGCGCTGTCACTCCGAGTATAAGGCCGATATTGGCGATATTCGAACCGATAATATTGCCAAAGGAAATCGCTCCGTTTCCCTGAATAGCACCAAGCAGGTTAATGGAAAGCTCCGGAGCACTGGTACCGAATGCCACCACAGTCAATCCGATCACCAAAGGAGGCACCCCCAGATTTCGAGCCAGAGCAGACGCTCCGGTTACCAGAAAATTGCCGCCTGAAAGGAGAAGTCCGAGCCCGAGTACAAGAAGAACGCTATCTAACAACATAGATCACTATAACACTGCATTATTAAAAAATAATATCCGCAAAATAATCGCGAAATATCCTTAACCGTCCAAAAGATAATGTGATTGGTGATTGGTGATTGGTGATTGGTGATTGGTGATTGGTGATTGGTGATTGGTGATTGGTGATTGGTGATTGGTGATTGGTGATTGGTGATTGGTGATTGGTGATTGGTGATTGGTGATTGGTGATTGGTGATTGGTAACGAAAATATCGCCGGGAAGGGAAGATAGCCAAGAAATAATTCATGTATCCTCCCTCTGTCCGCCCCTGTCACCTGTCCCCCGGACAGCACAAACAACCGCTCCTTTCTTGTCTTTTTGGCTTTCCGACCCTCACCAGTTCCATTTCCATTCACGGATCTCAGGCATATCCTCTCCATACGTTCGAATATACTGCTTATGTTCGATCAGCCGGTCTCGCACATACTGCTTGACATACGCTGCCCTCTGACGCAGTCGAGGCACCCTGTCGACAACATCGGCAACCAGATGAAAACGGTCGAGATCGTTCATCACCACCATATCGAATGGCGTTGTAGTCGTCCCTTCTTCCTTGTATCCCCGCACATGGAGATTTCGATGATTGGTCCTGCGATAGGTGAGCCGGTGGATCAGCCAGGGATAGCCGTGATAGGCAAAAATCACAGGCTTATCCGTGGTAAAAATGTCATCAAAATGCCGGTCCGGAAGCCCGTGAGGATGTTCCTCCTGCGGCTGCAGGGTCATCAGGTCGATCACATTCACGACCCGAATCTTCAGATCGGGCAGTTGTGAACGGAGAATATCAACTGCAGCGAGCGTCTCAAGCGTAGGAACATCGCCGGCGCAGGCCATAACCACATCAGGATCTCCGTCTTCGATATCGCTCGACGCCCACTCCCATATCCCGATACCACTTGAACAGTGTTTAACGGCCGAATCCATATCAAGCCACTGGAACGCGGGCTGCTTACCGGCAACAATCACGTTGATATAGTTGCGCGAACGAAGACAGTGATCCGTTATGGAGAGCAGAGTATTGGCATCGGGCGGAAGATAGACACGGATGACATCAGCCTTTTTATTGACAACATGATCGATAAAACCTGGATCCTGATGCGAAAAACCGTTATGGTCCTGACGCCAGACGTGCGATGTCAGAAAATAGTTGAGCGAT
Coding sequences:
- a CDS encoding TIGR00341 family protein, which gives rise to MKLIEVIAAASSVKTVTAIAEKLKARDFRLGLKDADDTQLMRLVVPNDKVQETLDALQSVLGAQSYSKLLVYPIDISLPKMTDAQEDKEAKALQARESLYKEVQKNARLDVNYLVLVMLSTIVAAIGLIEDNVAVVIGAMVIAPLLGPNLAFGLGTALGDLSMMKNALKTLAAGVALALMLSVVIGVVWPFPLTSPELLTRTDAGLDSIALAFASGAAAALSLSTGLPAVLVGVMVAVALLPPAATCGLMVGHARFDLAAGAALLLAVNVVCVNLSCKLVFLIKGIQPRTWWEKETAKKAMRSYIIIWVVTLLLLALVISARTISI
- a CDS encoding calcium/sodium antiporter; translation: MLLDSVLLVLGLGLLLSGGNFLVTGASALARNLGVPPLVIGLTVVAFGTSAPELSINLLGAIQGNGAISFGNIIGSNIANIGLILGVTALIRPLVIESVIISREIPMLILVSVIAMIAGNDLFLRSSTGMFDRSDGLIFLMLFGVFMYYTIGDVVKKRRDTLVEEAEAFAGGKGLRDTVMNLALFGGGLAGLILGGKLSVDAAVAIAAAMQVPEVIIGLTVVAIGTSLPELATSLVATFQGKNDIAVGNVIGSNIFNLLLVNGLCSAVRPIAVPLQGGLVDLFMMTLLAFFLLPMSITDGRKIVRWEGAVLLLIYLAYNVWRVLG